A region from the Micrococcus cohnii genome encodes:
- a CDS encoding helix-turn-helix domain-containing protein has protein sequence MPVEEPHRVVCHLDRLLQARGMTLAALAEQVGVTVANLSALKNQRAKAVRFTTLTALCEALDCQPGDLFSVG, from the coding sequence ATGCCGGTCGAGGAGCCGCACCGCGTCGTCTGCCACCTGGACCGGCTGCTTCAGGCCCGAGGCATGACGCTCGCGGCCCTCGCGGAGCAGGTCGGGGTGACGGTGGCGAATCTGTCCGCCCTGAAGAACCAGCGGGCGAAGGCCGTCCGCTTCACGACGCTGACGGCGCTGTGCGAGGCGCTGGACTGCCAGCCCGGGGACCTGTTCAGCGTCGGCTGA